Proteins found in one Chloroflexota bacterium genomic segment:
- a CDS encoding ABC transporter substrate-binding protein — MLLFALVLSAYAPIEEAAPAAAAQTDCPAITLADRGGVPAGEYARLYELADFEAAAGCVMVFSENPDIAALNARITNNPELPPVAERVPAEPLVVVPYEAIGQYGGIFNALSNATESGTSDFLSVRHVNLVRFGDDYVTFEPNIAKGWEWNDDFTEITFFLRAGHKWSDGAPFTSADVEFWLNEIVLNPDVFASTPGWVTFGDSLMSIEVIDETTFKFVFPEPTPGMLSFFSTTYIQPFQPKHFFETKIAEGMTLAEVAEYYYGNSDWTDTPSRLLGGEAEDVIPTLESHILVEETTEGRRFVANPYYYMVDTAGNQLPYINEQNELYVPDAEVRNLKITNGEVDYKVQSINISDFTLYKENEANGDYTVDLGFGVGVTAFYGFNLTHEDEGLREIFNDLRFRQAMSLAINRAEIVELVYLGQAEPIQATPADPNTVTFVTEEHKTAFIEYDPTAAIALLDDMGLVDVDGDGFRDRLDGSKLTLDLQYSNQGVPVPTHELVKDYWEAVGVAVTLKEVTSDEYRQRANTNGAEVITWLFDGTSGAIIIGNDEMLVPPFGEPFNPGVAYLWDEWVKSDGATGIEPPADAISLYDLAAQFQQYELGTSESDALGEQIVDIHVNNLWKIGIAGNVKQPIIHTNRLGNFGPYTVVSYDYYRAYPMIPSQWFISE, encoded by the coding sequence ATGCTGCTCTTTGCCCTGGTATTAAGCGCATACGCACCAATTGAAGAAGCAGCACCTGCTGCAGCCGCACAAACTGACTGCCCGGCTATCACCCTGGCCGATCGTGGTGGAGTTCCGGCTGGTGAATACGCGCGTCTCTATGAATTGGCAGATTTCGAAGCTGCGGCTGGCTGCGTCATGGTTTTCAGTGAAAACCCCGACATCGCCGCGCTGAATGCCCGCATCACCAACAATCCAGAGCTGCCACCAGTAGCAGAACGCGTTCCGGCTGAACCATTGGTTGTTGTGCCTTACGAGGCCATCGGCCAATACGGTGGAATTTTCAATGCGCTCTCAAACGCGACCGAGTCTGGCACCTCCGACTTTTTGAGCGTTCGTCACGTCAACCTGGTTCGCTTCGGCGACGACTATGTTACTTTCGAACCCAATATAGCCAAGGGCTGGGAGTGGAACGATGACTTCACAGAGATTACATTCTTCCTCCGTGCAGGCCATAAATGGTCTGATGGCGCGCCGTTTACCTCGGCCGACGTTGAATTCTGGCTGAATGAGATTGTTCTGAATCCTGATGTTTTCGCCAGTACACCCGGCTGGGTTACCTTTGGTGACTCTTTGATGTCGATTGAAGTGATCGATGAAACCACCTTCAAATTCGTCTTCCCGGAGCCAACCCCTGGCATGCTGAGCTTTTTCTCCACCACCTACATTCAACCCTTCCAGCCCAAGCATTTCTTTGAAACGAAAATTGCGGAAGGAATGACTTTAGCTGAAGTAGCTGAATATTACTATGGCAACAGCGACTGGACGGATACCCCCTCCCGTTTGCTGGGTGGCGAAGCAGAAGATGTAATCCCTACGCTTGAGTCCCACATCCTGGTTGAAGAAACCACTGAAGGACGTCGTTTTGTTGCCAACCCCTACTACTACATGGTTGACACCGCAGGGAACCAACTGCCCTACATCAACGAACAAAACGAATTATATGTTCCCGATGCAGAAGTTCGCAACCTGAAAATCACCAATGGTGAAGTTGACTACAAAGTTCAGTCGATCAATATCTCTGACTTCACGCTCTACAAAGAGAATGAGGCTAACGGCGATTACACCGTTGACCTGGGCTTCGGCGTTGGCGTTACTGCTTTCTATGGCTTCAACCTCACCCACGAAGACGAAGGCCTGCGCGAAATCTTCAATGACTTGCGCTTCCGTCAGGCGATGTCGCTGGCCATTAACCGGGCAGAGATCGTCGAATTGGTATATCTTGGTCAGGCTGAACCAATCCAGGCCACCCCGGCCGACCCGAACACCGTGACCTTCGTCACCGAAGAGCACAAGACTGCCTTCATCGAATACGACCCCACTGCAGCCATTGCGTTGCTTGATGATATGGGTTTGGTAGATGTTGATGGCGATGGTTTCCGTGATCGTTTGGATGGATCCAAGCTCACCCTCGACCTGCAATACTCCAATCAGGGTGTCCCTGTACCAACGCATGAATTGGTCAAGGATTATTGGGAAGCGGTTGGCGTTGCTGTCACGCTTAAAGAAGTCACTTCGGATGAATACCGCCAGCGAGCCAATACCAATGGTGCAGAAGTCATTACCTGGCTGTTTGATGGCACGTCTGGCGCAATCATCATCGGCAACGATGAGATGTTGGTGCCGCCCTTTGGTGAACCTTTCAATCCTGGTGTAGCATACCTGTGGGATGAGTGGGTTAAATCAGACGGAGCAACTGGCATTGAGCCGCCAGCCGACGCCATCTCTCTCTATGACCTTGCCGCACAATTCCAGCAGTACGAACTCGGCACATCCGAAAGTGATGCCTTGGGCGAGCAGATTGTTGACATCCATGTGAACAACTTATGGAAGATCGGGATTGCCGGCAATGTTAAGCAACCGATCATCCACACCAACCGCTTGGGCAACTTCGGGCCTTACACCGTAGTGAGCTACGACTACTACCGTGCCTATCCAATGATCCCGTCTCAGTGGTTCATCTCTGAGTAA